One stretch of Bacteroides sp. DNA includes these proteins:
- a CDS encoding MBL fold metallo-hydrolase produces MSQVKILTFNPFQVNTYVLWDETRECVIIDPACYESHEEEQMAGFIEKEQLKPVAILYTHCHIDHILGNNFTGKTYGLKPLTHRDSLPFLTNSQSYGKTFGFDVEEPILPEHFLEDGQEIGFGKQKLKALHTPGHAAGSLCFYHEEEGFVIAGDVLFHQSIGRTDLPTGDFDLLIRSIRDKLLSLPEEVKVYPGHGPSTTIGAERKHNPFLNGGY; encoded by the coding sequence ATGTCACAAGTTAAAATACTAACCTTTAATCCGTTTCAGGTAAATACTTATGTTCTTTGGGATGAAACACGCGAATGCGTGATCATTGACCCGGCCTGTTATGAATCCCATGAAGAGGAACAAATGGCTGGCTTTATTGAAAAGGAACAGTTAAAACCCGTTGCAATCCTGTATACCCATTGCCATATTGACCATATTCTGGGAAACAACTTCACGGGTAAGACTTACGGATTAAAGCCCCTGACCCATCGAGACAGCCTGCCATTTCTGACCAACAGCCAGAGCTATGGCAAGACTTTTGGCTTTGATGTGGAAGAGCCGATACTACCCGAGCATTTTCTTGAAGACGGGCAGGAGATTGGCTTTGGCAAGCAAAAGCTGAAAGCGCTGCACACCCCCGGACACGCTGCCGGGAGCCTTTGTTTCTATCATGAAGAGGAGGGCTTTGTTATTGCGGGGGATGTCCTGTTTCATCAAAGCATAGGACGTACGGACCTGCCCACAGGCGATTTTGACTTACTGATCCGATCCATCAGGGACAAATTGCTTTCGTTGCCCGAAGAAGTGAAGGTCTATCCGGGCCACGGGCCTTCCACCACTATCGGTGCGGAGCGTAAGCATAACCCTTTCCTCAATGGAGGGTATTAG
- a CDS encoding glycosyltransferase family 9 protein, whose translation MVGKIKILVVRFSSIGDIVLTTPVVRALKNTPGLDAEVHFATKKAFAGVVMANPHIDKVHLLEDSLGAMISDLKKERFDYIIDLHHNLRSTWLKLRLMRPSRAFNKLNVQKWLLTRLKINRLPDVHIVDRYLEAGRRFHLKNDYQGLDYYIPEEEAIWPDALPETFRKGYAGFVIGGMHATKRLPNQKIIDICRRLKKPLILLGGPEDAKNGRIISAACGDLVFNGCGQFSLNTSAFLVQQARVVLTHDTGLMHIAAAFQKPIISIWGNTIPEFGMYPYMPQHPERSVIVEVEGLPCRPCDKIGYDKCPKGHFDCMEKISHEKVADAALKFF comes from the coding sequence ATGGTGGGAAAAATAAAAATCCTTGTTGTCCGCTTCAGTTCCATTGGCGATATTGTGCTTACCACCCCCGTGGTCCGGGCATTGAAGAATACGCCTGGCCTGGATGCTGAGGTTCATTTTGCCACCAAAAAGGCTTTTGCTGGGGTTGTAATGGCCAATCCCCATATCGATAAGGTTCATTTGCTGGAAGATAGCCTGGGTGCGATGATAAGCGATCTGAAAAAAGAAAGATTCGATTACATCATCGACTTGCACCACAACCTGCGTTCAACATGGTTGAAGCTCAGACTGATGAGGCCGTCACGGGCTTTCAATAAACTGAATGTTCAGAAGTGGCTACTCACCCGCCTTAAGATCAATCGCCTGCCCGATGTGCATATTGTCGATCGCTACCTCGAGGCAGGTCGGCGTTTTCATTTGAAAAACGACTACCAGGGCCTGGATTATTATATCCCGGAAGAGGAAGCCATTTGGCCCGATGCCCTGCCTGAGACCTTCCGGAAAGGTTATGCCGGCTTTGTGATTGGGGGTATGCACGCCACCAAGCGTCTGCCCAACCAGAAGATCATCGACATTTGCAGGAGGCTGAAGAAACCCCTGATATTGCTGGGCGGCCCTGAAGACGCAAAGAATGGGCGCATCATATCTGCAGCTTGCGGGGACCTGGTGTTCAACGGCTGCGGTCAGTTTTCACTCAACACCTCCGCATTCCTGGTGCAGCAGGCCAGGGTCGTTCTTACCCACGACACCGGACTGATGCACATCGCCGCTGCTTTTCAGAAACCCATCATCTCAATATGGGGAAATACCATTCCCGAATTCGGCATGTATCCCTATATGCCGCAGCATCCTGAAAGGTCTGTAATTGTGGAGGTCGAAGGCTTGCCTTGCCGCCCCTGCGACAAGATCGGCTATGACAAATGCCCTAAGGGCCATTTCGATTGTATGGAAAAGATCAGCCATGAAAAAGTGGCCGATGCTGCATTGAAGTTCTTCTAA
- a CDS encoding alginate export family protein — translation MRKTLTFATLVLLTLPLFAQFSLSGDIFVRPEFRHGYGRQPNPDEDPAAFVNQRTRIVLDFKKEKITTKVSIQDARVWGQQMMRTQVPSLDLHEAWVNVALTDSFSIKAGRQELRYDNMRFFAHNDWLPWANKHDALLLRLMTKAGELHLVSAFNQAANPFFGTDYPLNHYKTLNFFWFNTDLSPNLNMSLMGMADGYQDGFSGDLNLRGTWHTFFTAKFNKLSFTLNPAIQHGVNPAGQKVAAWYLMAEARMAFSETIASQLGFEVFSGNDAENPDEKSRAFDVPYSAGHARLGFMDYFTLAIPAQTKGAGLFSSYLRNNIRLSPKSRLNADLHAFFLQNNYIFENETIDKYLGTELDLTYNFSLNDMTQIVAGYSVMLGSPSMDIIKGGSHEEFAHWAYLMLRIRPKFL, via the coding sequence ATGAGAAAAACCTTGACTTTTGCCACCCTGGTGTTGCTCACCCTCCCGTTATTCGCCCAATTCTCGCTTTCGGGTGATATTTTTGTACGACCTGAATTCCGTCACGGATATGGCAGGCAACCAAACCCGGACGAAGACCCGGCTGCCTTCGTTAATCAGCGCACCCGGATTGTCCTCGACTTTAAAAAGGAAAAAATCACCACCAAAGTTTCCATTCAGGATGCCCGCGTCTGGGGCCAGCAAATGATGCGAACCCAGGTGCCTTCACTTGACCTGCATGAGGCCTGGGTGAACGTGGCCTTGACCGACAGTTTCTCCATTAAGGCAGGACGGCAAGAGTTGAGATACGATAACATGCGCTTCTTCGCCCACAATGACTGGCTGCCATGGGCTAACAAACACGACGCGCTTCTCCTGCGCTTGATGACGAAGGCCGGGGAACTGCACCTGGTCAGCGCATTCAACCAGGCTGCCAACCCCTTCTTTGGAACGGATTATCCTCTTAATCACTATAAAACCCTGAATTTTTTCTGGTTTAATACCGACCTAAGCCCTAACCTCAATATGTCACTCATGGGGATGGCCGATGGCTATCAGGATGGATTTTCGGGTGACCTGAATCTTAGGGGAACGTGGCATACCTTCTTTACGGCTAAGTTTAACAAACTTTCCTTTACCCTGAATCCCGCCATCCAGCATGGCGTCAACCCTGCAGGACAAAAAGTGGCTGCCTGGTATTTGATGGCAGAAGCCAGAATGGCTTTCAGTGAAACCATTGCTTCTCAACTGGGGTTTGAAGTATTTTCGGGCAACGATGCAGAAAACCCCGACGAAAAATCCAGGGCGTTTGATGTGCCATACAGCGCCGGACACGCCCGGCTGGGGTTTATGGATTACTTTACCCTGGCCATCCCTGCCCAGACCAAAGGGGCCGGACTGTTCAGTTCTTACCTTCGAAACAACATCCGCTTATCCCCAAAGTCCAGGCTCAATGCCGATCTTCATGCGTTCTTTCTGCAAAACAACTACATCTTCGAGAACGAGACCATCGATAAATACCTGGGAACCGAACTTGACCTGACCTATAATTTCAGTCTTAATGATATGACCCAAATTGTTGCTGGCTATTCGGTGATGCTGGGAAGCCCGTCCATGGATATCATCAAGGGGGGAAGCCATGAAGAATTTGCCCATTGGGCATATCTGATGCTCCGCATCCGTCCCAAATTCCTGTAA